The nucleotide sequence TTCTCGGCCAGCAGATCGACGAGGTCCTGCTCGTAGACGAACTCGCGGACGCCGTTCCCCTTCTCGCGCACCTTCACGACGCCGTCGGCGTAGCCGACGAACCAGCCCTCGCGCGCCGGCGCCGCGTCCTGCAGGTCCGCGGCGCGCGCGAGTTGGTCTACGAGCAGGATCTCGTCGATCTGCTGGCCGAGAACGCGGGCTTCTGGCGGCGGGTCGGCTCGCTCGACGTGCTGCCCGGCGACCGCGTCGTCTTCGTCGGCGATCCGGCGACCGAGCGCGCGCTCGTCTTCGGGCTGCGCGAACGGCAGGGGAGCGCCGACGACCGCAACAGCCCGCGCTTCCGCTGGACGATCGCGCGCGACCGCGCGGCGCTCGAGGCGAAGCTGGCCGACCTCGCGCCGGTCGGGACGCTGCAGGACGTCGTCGTCGCCCGGCGCGGCCGCTCGGGGCGCGTCGCCTCGATCGACCTGCGCGGCTCGGCGGGGCGGGCGACGGTCGAGGGGTTCCGCTTCTCGCGGGCGATCGACCTGCCGGAGACGCTCTTCACGATGGACATCCAGCGGGAGAAGGACGGCGCGCTGCGGCGGATCGTCTTCCACGGCCGCGGCTGGGGGCACGGCGTCGGGCTTTGCCAGTACGGCGCCTACGGCATGGCGCAGCGCGGCGCCGACGTGCGCGCGATCCTCGCCCACTACTACACCGGCGCGGGGCTCGTCGCCCTGCCGGCCGAATGACGATGGCCGCGGGCGCGAAGGACGCGACGCGCGGCGGACGCCGCGGCGACGACGCCGCGGGGCGCGGATCGGGCGTCGGCCGCGCAGGCGGGGCCGCGGGGCGCGGATCGGGCGTCGGCCGCGCAGGCGGGGCCGCGGGGCGCGGATCGGGCGTCGGCCGCGGAAACGACGGCCGCGCGGGCGAGGCGTCCGGCGCGGCGCGGGACGATCAGCGGCTCGGCTTCGCCGTCGCCGTCGCGCTGCTGCTCCTCTTCGTCGCCGCGCGGCTCGCGCTGCGCGCGTTCGGTGGCGCGTGAGCGCGCCGCGGCTCGTCGCGCTCGTCGGCCCGACCGGCACGGGAAAGACCGCGCTCGCCTGCGCGATCGCCGACCGCGTGCCGTGCCGGCTGATCTCCTGCGACGCGCTGCAGGTCTACCGCGGCCTCGACGCCGCGACCGCCAAGCCGGAGGGCGAGGAACGGCGGCACCCGTGGGCGCTCGTCGATTGGGTCGATCCGCGCGAGGACGTCAACCTCGGGCGGTTCGTGCGCGCCGCCGAAGCGGAGGTCGCCGCGGCCGCCGCCGAGGGGCGCGCGGCGCTGCTCGTCGGCGGCACCGGGCTCTACCTGCGCGGCCTCCTCAAGGGGGTCGCCGAGGCGCCGCCGCGCGACGAGGCGCTCCGCGCGCGGCTCGCCGCGCTCGCGGCGCGGCGCGGCGTCCCGTTCCTCCATCGCGCGCTCTCGCGGCTCGATCCGCGGACCGCCGCGCGCCTCGCGCCCAACGACCGGCAGCGGCTGGCGCGGGCGCTCGAGGTGCGGCTCCTGACCGGGACGTCGCTCGCCGCGCTGCAGGACGGCGGCTGGTCGCGGCCCGACCGGTATCCGGCGCTGAAGATCGGGCTGACGCTGCCGCGGGAGGAGCTCTACGCGCGGCTCGACGCGCGGGCGGCGGGCTTCTTCGCCCGCGGCCTCGTGGCCGAGGTGCGGCGGCTGGTCGAGGAGGAGGGGGTGCCGCGGGAGGCCAACGCCCTGCGGGCGATCGGCTACCGCGAGGTCCTGCGGGCGCTCGCCGCGGAGGGGCCGCTCGACGAGGCCGCGCTCGTCGCCGAGACGCGGCGCGCGACGCGCCAGTACGCCAAAAGGCAGCTCACGTGGTTCCGCGGGGAGCCGGGGATGGAGTGGTTCGACGCGCGGAAGCCGGGGCTGGCCGACGAACTGGCGGCGCGGATAGCCGCGTTTGCGTCGCCCCCGCGGGACGCCGCATCGGTATAATCAGGCCATGACCGACAACGCGGAAGAGAAAGACTTTCAAGCCGCGATGCTGGCCAAGTTCCGCCGCGAAGGCGGTCTCTTGGCGGTGTGGCTGGTCTCCGGGAAGCGGTTGATCGGGCGGCTGAAGGGGTTCGACCGGTTCACGATCCTGCTCGAGCACGCGGGCGAGGACCACCTCGTCTTCAAGCACGCGATCGCGACGATCGGCCCCGCGCGGGACGTTCACCCGCGCGAGTGACGCGTCCCGCTCCGGAGTCTCGACCCTTTCGCCCGGTCCGTCCGCGCGGCGAAGGGGAGGGGCGGGGACTCCCCCGCCGGCCTTCGTCCCCGCGCCGCTTCGGGCAGTCAGGTCAGCGCCGGAAGATTCCGCTGCGCCCGCCGGAGGAGGAGTCCTTGCCGGCCTCGGCCTGCGAGAGCTCCCGCACCCGCGCCTGCAGCCGTTCGACCTTCGCCTCCAGCTCGACCCGCTGCGCCTCGAGCGCGCGGGCCGCGCGGTCCCGCTCCTCTTCGAGCTGACGGATCCGGTCCTCGACCGTGCCGTCGCGCTGCGTCTGCTCGTTGAGCCGCGTCTGCAGGTCGCGGATCCGCTCCTCGCGGTCCTGGATCTCGGTCTTGAACCGCTCGTTCTGGTCCTGGTAGAGCTTCTCGATTTCCAGCAAGCGCGCGATGCGCGAGTAGTCGGCGTCGGACGGCATCGCAGCCTCCTGGCCGGGGGCGTCCGTGCCGCCGGCCGCGGCGAAGAAGAACTTCCGCAGCATCAAGTCGAGGTCGCCCGGGTTCGGGGAGGTCTCGAGCGCCTTCTGGCGCGTGACGACGTTGTTGATCACCAGCGCGGCGAGCGACTGGTTCATCGACTGCATGCCGTGGTAGGCGACCGACTTCTCGATCTCCTCCGCCAGCTCGGCGATCGCGCCGTCCTTGACCAGCTTGGCGACGCGCGGCGAGTCGCGCAGGATCTCGACCGCGGCGACCATCCCGTGCCCGTCCTGCCGCTCGACGAGCTGCAGGCTGACGATGGCGCGCAGCACCGTGGAGAGCTGCTGCCGCACCTGCCGGTGCTGCTCGGCGGGGAAGAGGTCGATGATCCGGTCCACCGTCTGCGCCGCGGAGTTGGTGTGGAGCGTCGTCAGCACGAGGTGGCCCGTCTCGGCCGCCGCGAGCGTCGTGGACATCGTCGCCAGGTCGCGGTTCTCGCCGACCATGATCACGTCCGGGTCCTGCCGCAGCGCGTTGCGCAGCGCGTCGGCGAACGACGGCGTGTCGGTGCCGACCTCGCGCTGCGTCACCGAGGCGAGGTCGTCGGTCAGCAGGAACTCGATCGGGTCCTCGATCGTCACGATGTGGACCCGCCGCTTGGCGATGATCTCCCGCAGCAGCGCGGCGAGCGTCGAGGACTTGCCGGAGCCGGTCGGGCCGGTCAGCAGCACCAGCCCCTGCTTGAACTCCGCGAACTGCTTCAGGACCTCGGGCAGGCCCCATTCGTCGAGCGAGGGGAAGGCGAACGGCACGCGGCGGAAGACGCCGCCCAGCGTGCCGCGCTGGTAGAAGATCGTGCCGCGGAAACGGGACACGCCGGGGAGCGAGTAGCCGAACTCGACGCAGAGCCGGTCTTCGAGCTGCGTCTTCTGCCGGTCGGTGAGCAGGCCGCGGAGGATCCGGTCCAGCTCGTCCGGGCGCACCGGCGGCCCCTTCAGCGGGACGAGTTTCCCCCGCAGCCGGAGCAGCGGCGGCCGCATCGGCTTGAGGTGCAGATCCGAGGCTTCGTTCTGGACCATGAACCGCAGCAGGTCGTCGAGCGGGTACTGCGGCGGGCCGGACTTGCCCTCCGGCGCCTTCGGCGTCGGGCCGACCGGCAAGCTGTCCAGCGTCGTCTCGGGGACGAGCGGATCCGTCTCCTGCGCCACGTGCGCCTCTCCGCCGGCGCGCTTGGTGACCGTCCGCGCGCCCGGCCGTAGGGAACAACATAAGGCGTCGCCCCTTTCGCCTCAACCGCCCCCGCGCCGCCGGCGCCGCGGCGGGGGCGGACTGCGCCGCAATCCGGGCTAGAATCGTCGTCACAATGTCGCGAATCGACTCCGCCCTGCGCCAACTGACGTTGGCGAATCAACTCACGTTGCTTCGGCTCGCCGCCGTGCCGGCGTTCGCGCTCGCCCTGCTCAACGGGCGCGCGGCGTGGGCGTTCTGGATCTTCGTCGGGGCCTCGATCACCGACCGGCTCGACGGGATCGCCGCCCGCCGCCTCGGCCAGCAGACCGCCCTCGGGGCGTACCTCGACCCGGCGGCCGACAAGCTGCTGATGCTGGCGACGTACGTCATCCTCGCCCTGCCGCAGCCGCTGCGGTCGTTCCCCGACTTTCAGCTTTCGCGCCCGATGCCGGCCGCGCTGACGCTGATCGTCGTCGCGCGGGACGTCGTGATCGTCGTCGTCGCGCTGGGGCTCTTCCTCGCCTACGGCGAGACGAAGTTCGCGCCGCTGCGGATCGGCAAGTGGGCCACCGCCTGCGAGATGGGGACCGGCGCGCTCTACCTTTTGGCGAACGTCTGGGACGGCGTGCCGAACGTCGCGCTGACGATCGCCGCCGTGGCGACGGTCGCGTTCGGCGTCGGCTCCGCCGTCGCCTATCTGTTGCGGACCAGCCACGCCCAGCGTTCGCGCGACGAAGGGGGGGACCAGCCTTGAACCGTTTGCCGCCCGCCGTGAAGTGGATCGGCGGCCTGCTGCTCTTCGCCGCGGCGGGCTGCCTCGCCTTCCGCCTGCGCTCGATCCTCGGGGCGCTCGGCGCCGCGCTGATCATCGCCTACGCGCTGGAGCCGGCCGTCTCCTGGCTCGAGCGGCGGCGCGTGCCGCGGTCGCTCGGCGCGGCGCTGATCGCCCTCGCCGCGGTCGGCGCGGTCGTCGGCGCCTTCCTCGTCGCCGCGCCGGTCTTCGCCGACCAGCTCTCGCGCTTCGCCGACTCGGTCAAGCTGGAGAAGGCGTTCGACCCGAAGGCCTGGCCCGACTGGCTGACCGGCTGGATCCAGTCCCATCAGGCGCAGATCGAGACGTACAAGCTGAAGCTCGTCGCCTGGGCGGAAGGGAACGCGGCGCGTCTCGCGACGTCGGCGGCGACGGCGCTGGCCAAGGTGACCTCGTCGCTCGCCGGACTGATCGTCGCGCTCCTCAACCTCGTCGTCGTGCCGGTGATCGCCTACTACCTCGTCGTCGACTTCCCGAAGCTGAAGGCGACGTTGTCCGCGCTCGTGCCGCGCCCCGCGCTCCCCGAGGTCTCGCGGATCGGCGGCGAGGTGGACGCGGTGCTCCGCTCGTTCCTCCGCGGGCAGCTGATCGTCGCCCTCTCGATGGGGGCGATGTACGCCGCGGGGCTGACCGCGCTCGGCACGCCGCTCGGCGTGCTCGTCGGTTTCGCCGCCGGGCTGCTGAACATGGTCCCGTACCTCGGCCTCGCCGCCGGGATCATTCCCGCCCTCGCGCTGAACTTCCTCGAGCACCAGTCGTGGGGACGGCTCGTCGGCGTCCTCGCCGTCTTCATCGTCACGCAGAACGTCGAGGGCTGGATCCTCACGCCGCGCCTCCTCGGCACGTCGCTCGGGCTCCATCCGGTCGTCGTCGTCCTCGCGATCATGGTCGGCGGAGAATTGTTCGGCTTCCCCGGGATCATCCTCGCCGTGCCCGCGGCCGCGGCCATCTCCGTCTTCGTGCGCGAGGGGGTGCGCCGCTACCGGGACTCGCGGCTCTACCAGGGGGCGCCGGCGGCGCCGGAGAGCGGCGATGCGCGCTGAACGGGCCGTCCTCGACCGTCTGGAGTGGGAGGGGATCCGCGCCCTCTTCGCCGCCCGCGCGCGGACGCCGATGGGCGTCGGCTTCGCGCGGGCGCTGCGGCCGCTGCCCGACGCCGGCGCGGTGGAGCGGGCGCAGGAGCTGGTCGCCGAGATGCGCGCCGCGCGGGCGCGCGCCGGCCGGCTGCCGATCGCCGAGGTCGCCGATCCGGGGCTCGCGCTCGAGGCGCTGCAGGTCGCGGGGAAGCAGCTCGACGGCCGCACGATCTACGAGACGGTCCACATGCTCGCCGTCGCGCGCGGCACGGCGCAGGCGGTCGAGGCGCTCGATCCGGCCTTCTTCCCCGAGCTCGTCGCCGAGGCGCGGACGCTGCCCGACGTCTCGGCGATGGTCGATCCGATCATCGACAACCTCGGCCCGGACGGGCTGCTCGCCGACCACGCCAGCCCCGAGCTGGCGCGCGCGCGGGCCGAGATCCGCCGGCTGAAGGAGCAGGTGGAGACGGTCCTCTCCGGGCTGCTCAAGTCGGACTGGGCCGAGAACGTCCTGCGCGACCGCTACGTCACGCAGCGCAACGACCGCTTCGTCGTGCCGGTCCGGACCGACGCCCCGCGGCGCCTGCCGGGGATCGTCCACGCCAAGAGCGATTCGCTGAAGACCCTCTTCGTCGAGCCGATGGAGACGGTCGAGATGAACAACCAGCTCGCCCTGCTGCGCGAGGAGGAGCGGCAGGAGGTCGAGCGGATCCTGCGCGAGTACACCGAGGCGCTGCGCGACGGGCGGGAGGAGATCTCGCGCGCGGCCGACCTGCTCGGGCGGTTCGACCTGCTCGAGGCGACGGCCGACTGGGCGGAGGCGGCGCGCGCCTGCCGGCCGGACATCGCGCCGGGGATCGGCCTGCGCTTCGTCGGGGCGCGCCATCCGGCGCTGGAGAGCGCGCTCGCCGCGGAGAACCCGCCGCGCGCCGTCGTGCCGCTCGACGTGGACCTCGCCCGCGAAAAGCGGGTGCTCGTGATCTCCGGGCCGAACGCCGGCGGCAAGACGGTGGCGCTGAAGACGATCGGCTTGCTGACGCTGATGGCCCACGCCGGGCTGCCGCTGCCGGCGGTCGAGGCGCGGGTGCCGCTCGCCGAGCGGCTCTACGCCGACATCGGCGACGAGCAGTCGATCGAGGGGGCGCTCTCGACCTTCGCCAGCCACGTGAAGAACCTCGCGCGGATGATCGACGGCGCGGGGGAGGGCACGCTGGCGCTGCTCGACGAGATCGGCGCGGGGACCGATCCGGCGGAGGGCGCGGCCCTCGGCGCGGCCGCGCTGGAGCGGCTGATGGCCAAGGGCGCGCTCGTCGTGGCGACGACGCACCACGCCGCGATCAAGGCTTGGGCCTACCGCGCGCCGGGGGCGCTCAACGCGGCGTGCGACTTCGACGACGCCTCGCTCAAGCCGACCTACAAGCTCGTCTCCGGCGTCGCCGGCGCGTCGATCGGCCTGACGATGGCCGCGCAGCTCGGGCTCGACGCGGCGGTCGTCGAGGACGCGCGGCGGCGGCTCGATCCGTCCGGCGCCGAGGCGGCGCGGATGCTCGACTCGATCCGCGCCCTCGCCTCGGACCTGGAGACCCAGCGGGCCGAACTGGTCGCGCGGCGGCGCGAGCTGGACCGCGAGGCCGCGGAGCGCGCGGCGAAGGACCGCGAGGCGGAGGAGCGGCGGCGCGCGGAGTGGGAGCGGCGCGTCGAGCAGTTGATGAAGTCGTTCCGCTCCGACTCGGGGCGCGTGCTCGACCAACTGGCGGAGACGAAGGACCGCCGCGCGGTGGAGCGGGACCGCGCGCGGCGGGAGAAGGAGCTGCGCGCGAAGTACGTCACCGAGGCCGCGGCGGAGCGGCACGCGCCGGCGCCGGCCGGCTGGGTTCCGGAGGCGGGCGAGAAGGTCTTCGTCGCCTCGCTGAACAAGGCGGGGGTCGTGCGCGCGGTGCGCGGCCGGCGCGTCGAGACGCTGCTCGGCCAGGCGGTCTTCACCGTGCCGATCGAGGAGCTGCGGCCGCTTTCCGCCGCGGGGACGGCGCCGGCGGCGTCCGCGGCCCCGGCCGCGAAGACGTACGTGCGCCGCGCGCCGGCCGGCGTCGCGGCGGCGATGAGCGAGCGCGAGGTGCCGCTGGAGCTGCAGCTCCTCGGGCAGCGCGTGGACGAGGCGCTCGCCGGGCTGGAGCGGTACATCGACGACGCGCTTCTCGCCGGCGTGCCCGAGGTGCGGATCGTCCACGGCTACGGCACCGGCGCGCTGAAGAAGGCGGTGCGCGAATACCTCGACGGCCGCGAGGACATCGTCTCGTGGCGCGACGGCCGCGAGCGCGAAGGCGGCGGCGGCGCGACGGTCGTCAAGCTCCTTCCGGACGCGGACGAGGCCTGACGATGTCCGGCGCCGGCGACGACCCTTCGCCGGGGCGCCGCGCGCTCCGCGGCTCGTCGTGCGGGTCGCCGCTCGGCGTCGTCGCCGCGCTGCTTGCGCCGCTGCGGCGTCGGCCCGGCGAGTCGGCGGCGGCGCGGTGGATGCGGCGCGCGCTCGGCGTCGCCGCGGTCGCGGTCGCGGCGCTGCTGCTCGTTTGCGTGCCGCTCGTCGTCCACCCGCAGTGGGGCGTCGATCTCGCGCGGCGCGTCGCGCTCTGGCGCGCCGGAGCGGACACCGGCTTCGTCGAGGTGGACGGCGCGCGGATCGCTTGGGCTTCCGTCGGGAGCGGCCGGCCGATCCTCGTCGTGCACGGCCTCGGCGCGGAGAGCGCGGCGATGATGCCGCTGGCGCGCGCGCTCGCCGCGCGCGGCTTCCGCGCGACGATGATCGATCTGCCGGGCTGCGGCCGAAGCCCCGCCGGGCCCCGTCCGCTGACGATCGACGACGCCGGGAAGTACGCCGCCGACGCCGCGAAGGCCTTGGGGATGGGCGATCGCCCGACGATGCTCGGCCATTCGCTCGGCGGCTGGATCGTCGCCTGGCAGGCGCTGGCGCGCCCCGCGCGGACCGGGCCGATCGTCCTCGTCGCGCCGGCGGGGATGCTCTTCTCGCCGCCGCCGGTCGAGGACCTGCTGCCGACGACGGTGGCCGGCGCGCGGCGCAACCTCGCGCTGCTCTTCGTGCGGCCGCCGCGCGTGCCGGACTTCGCGCTCTGGATCAACGTGCGCAAGGACCGGCGCGGCAGCCGCGACCTGTGGCGTTCCGCGCTGACCGGCGAGAACCTGCTCGACGGCCGGCTCGGGGAGGTGAAGAGCCCGGCGCTCGTCGTCGCCGGCGCGCAGGACAAGATCGTGCCGCCGCGGACCGCGGAGGCGATGGCGCGCGGGATCAAGGACGCGCGGCTGCTCGTCCTGCCCGACGCCGGGCACATGCTGATCTGGGAGCGCGCCGACGCGGTCGCCGACGCCGCGGCCCGCTTTCTCGAGGAGCGCCGCGACGCGCCGGCGGCCGAGGCGACGCGATGATCTTCGGGCGAAACCGCGCGGGCGGGGAAGCGCCGGGCGGCGCGTCCGACGACGCGGCGGGCCGCGGCCATCGCCACGGCCACGCGCACGGCCACCCGCACGCCCACGCGCCGGCCGGCGACCGCTTCGACGCGCGGCTCCTCGCCACGACCGCGCTCAACGCCGTCGTCACCGTCGCCGAGATCGTCGGCGGGATCGCCGCCGGCAGCCTCGCCCTCCTCGCCGACGCGCTGCACAACCTGAGCGACGTCGCGGCCCTCGCCCTCGCCCTCGTCGCGCGGCGCCTCGGCCGCCGTCCGCCGACCGCGCGCTTCACCTACGGCTTCAAGCGGGTCGAGGCGATGGCCGCGCTGATCAACGGCCTCGCGCTGCTCGTCGTCTCCGGGTTCATCGCCGTCGAGGC is from bacterium and encodes:
- the miaA gene encoding tRNA (adenosine(37)-N6)-dimethylallyltransferase MiaA — translated: MSAPRLVALVGPTGTGKTALACAIADRVPCRLISCDALQVYRGLDAATAKPEGEERRHPWALVDWVDPREDVNLGRFVRAAEAEVAAAAAEGRAALLVGGTGLYLRGLLKGVAEAPPRDEALRARLAALAARRGVPFLHRALSRLDPRTAARLAPNDRQRLARALEVRLLTGTSLAALQDGGWSRPDRYPALKIGLTLPREELYARLDARAAGFFARGLVAEVRRLVEEEGVPREANALRAIGYREVLRALAAEGPLDEAALVAETRRATRQYAKRQLTWFRGEPGMEWFDARKPGLADELAARIAAFASPPRDAASV
- a CDS encoding Smr/MutS family protein → MRAERAVLDRLEWEGIRALFAARARTPMGVGFARALRPLPDAGAVERAQELVAEMRAARARAGRLPIAEVADPGLALEALQVAGKQLDGRTIYETVHMLAVARGTAQAVEALDPAFFPELVAEARTLPDVSAMVDPIIDNLGPDGLLADHASPELARARAEIRRLKEQVETVLSGLLKSDWAENVLRDRYVTQRNDRFVVPVRTDAPRRLPGIVHAKSDSLKTLFVEPMETVEMNNQLALLREEERQEVERILREYTEALRDGREEISRAADLLGRFDLLEATADWAEAARACRPDIAPGIGLRFVGARHPALESALAAENPPRAVVPLDVDLAREKRVLVISGPNAGGKTVALKTIGLLTLMAHAGLPLPAVEARVPLAERLYADIGDEQSIEGALSTFASHVKNLARMIDGAGEGTLALLDEIGAGTDPAEGAALGAAALERLMAKGALVVATTHHAAIKAWAYRAPGALNAACDFDDASLKPTYKLVSGVAGASIGLTMAAQLGLDAAVVEDARRRLDPSGAEAARMLDSIRALASDLETQRAELVARRRELDREAAERAAKDREAEERRRAEWERRVEQLMKSFRSDSGRVLDQLAETKDRRAVERDRARREKELRAKYVTEAAAERHAPAPAGWVPEAGEKVFVASLNKAGVVRAVRGRRVETLLGQAVFTVPIEELRPLSAAGTAPAASAAPAAKTYVRRAPAGVAAAMSEREVPLELQLLGQRVDEALAGLERYIDDALLAGVPEVRIVHGYGTGALKKAVREYLDGREDIVSWRDGREREGGGGATVVKLLPDADEA
- a CDS encoding AI-2E family transporter — translated: MNRLPPAVKWIGGLLLFAAAGCLAFRLRSILGALGAALIIAYALEPAVSWLERRRVPRSLGAALIALAAVGAVVGAFLVAAPVFADQLSRFADSVKLEKAFDPKAWPDWLTGWIQSHQAQIETYKLKLVAWAEGNAARLATSAATALAKVTSSLAGLIVALLNLVVVPVIAYYLVVDFPKLKATLSALVPRPALPEVSRIGGEVDAVLRSFLRGQLIVALSMGAMYAAGLTALGTPLGVLVGFAAGLLNMVPYLGLAAGIIPALALNFLEHQSWGRLVGVLAVFIVTQNVEGWILTPRLLGTSLGLHPVVVVLAIMVGGELFGFPGIILAVPAAAAISVFVREGVRRYRDSRLYQGAPAAPESGDAR
- a CDS encoding cation diffusion facilitator family transporter, with the protein product MIFGRNRAGGEAPGGASDDAAGRGHRHGHAHGHPHAHAPAGDRFDARLLATTALNAVVTVAEIVGGIAAGSLALLADALHNLSDVAALALALVARRLGRRPPTARFTYGFKRVEAMAALINGLALLVVSGFIAVEALKRLQAPEPPHATAMFLVALVALAGNGFSVLLLRGHDHADLNLRAAVLHLVQDASASLAVVLAALFSGTRFGPYLDPLASLLVCGLVLRGSFSLVVEVFHVLVEATPRGLDLEEL
- a CDS encoding CDP-alcohol phosphatidyltransferase family protein → MSRIDSALRQLTLANQLTLLRLAAVPAFALALLNGRAAWAFWIFVGASITDRLDGIAARRLGQQTALGAYLDPAADKLLMLATYVILALPQPLRSFPDFQLSRPMPAALTLIVVARDVVIVVVALGLFLAYGETKFAPLRIGKWATACEMGTGALYLLANVWDGVPNVALTIAAVATVAFGVGSAVAYLLRTSHAQRSRDEGGDQP
- a CDS encoding PilT/PilU family type 4a pilus ATPase, whose amino-acid sequence is MAQETDPLVPETTLDSLPVGPTPKAPEGKSGPPQYPLDDLLRFMVQNEASDLHLKPMRPPLLRLRGKLVPLKGPPVRPDELDRILRGLLTDRQKTQLEDRLCVEFGYSLPGVSRFRGTIFYQRGTLGGVFRRVPFAFPSLDEWGLPEVLKQFAEFKQGLVLLTGPTGSGKSSTLAALLREIIAKRRVHIVTIEDPIEFLLTDDLASVTQREVGTDTPSFADALRNALRQDPDVIMVGENRDLATMSTTLAAAETGHLVLTTLHTNSAAQTVDRIIDLFPAEQHRQVRQQLSTVLRAIVSLQLVERQDGHGMVAAVEILRDSPRVAKLVKDGAIAELAEEIEKSVAYHGMQSMNQSLAALVINNVVTRQKALETSPNPGDLDLMLRKFFFAAAGGTDAPGQEAAMPSDADYSRIARLLEIEKLYQDQNERFKTEIQDREERIRDLQTRLNEQTQRDGTVEDRIRQLEEERDRAARALEAQRVELEAKVERLQARVRELSQAEAGKDSSSGGRSGIFRR
- a CDS encoding alpha/beta hydrolase, whose protein sequence is MSGAGDDPSPGRRALRGSSCGSPLGVVAALLAPLRRRPGESAAARWMRRALGVAAVAVAALLLVCVPLVVHPQWGVDLARRVALWRAGADTGFVEVDGARIAWASVGSGRPILVVHGLGAESAAMMPLARALAARGFRATMIDLPGCGRSPAGPRPLTIDDAGKYAADAAKALGMGDRPTMLGHSLGGWIVAWQALARPARTGPIVLVAPAGMLFSPPPVEDLLPTTVAGARRNLALLFVRPPRVPDFALWINVRKDRRGSRDLWRSALTGENLLDGRLGEVKSPALVVAGAQDKIVPPRTAEAMARGIKDARLLVLPDAGHMLIWERADAVADAAARFLEERRDAPAAEATR
- the hfq gene encoding RNA chaperone Hfq, which codes for MTDNAEEKDFQAAMLAKFRREGGLLAVWLVSGKRLIGRLKGFDRFTILLEHAGEDHLVFKHAIATIGPARDVHPRE